A window from Sphingobium sp. EM0848 encodes these proteins:
- a CDS encoding outer membrane protein assembly factor BamE, whose amino-acid sequence MRQFSRQSRSGRILLAAGLCALLLGASGCTRIRTHQGYQVDKLLVDSVQPGIDNRASVEGTLGRPSFAAQFGDQDWYYVSRDMRSLAFSNPKPVGQTILHVRFDTAGNVVAVDRMGMEQIAHISPSGDKTPTLGRHRSLFDEIFGNIGAVGAGGMGGGGGGSNTGGGPNGS is encoded by the coding sequence ATGCGCCAGTTCAGCCGCCAATCCCGCAGCGGGCGGATCTTGCTTGCGGCAGGCCTTTGCGCACTGCTGCTCGGCGCGTCGGGCTGCACCCGCATCCGCACCCATCAGGGCTATCAGGTCGACAAGCTGCTGGTCGATTCGGTCCAGCCGGGCATCGACAACCGCGCGTCGGTGGAAGGGACGCTGGGCCGCCCGAGCTTCGCCGCGCAGTTCGGCGATCAGGACTGGTATTATGTGTCGCGCGACATGCGGTCGCTGGCCTTTTCCAATCCCAAGCCGGTGGGACAGACGATCCTGCATGTGCGTTTCGACACAGCGGGCAATGTCGTCGCCGTGGACCGCATGGGGATGGAGCAGATTGCCCATATCTCGCCTTCGGGCGACAAGACCCCGACCCTGGGTCGCCATCGCAGCCTGTTCGACGAAATCTTCGGCAATATCGGCGCGGTCGGCGCCGGTGGCATGGGCGGCGGCGGCGGTGGCAGCAACACCGGCGGCGGGCCGAACGGCAGTTAA
- a CDS encoding NAD(P)-dependent oxidoreductase, protein MALTGGSGFIGRAFAEAARRSGYRIRHLSRQCPVGEDEWCFLDLSASDIGSPDLKGCHALIHLAAHIPADHQDPAEAARCWQVNALGTLRLVEAAVRDGAGRIMQTSSANAYAPATNPPDESAPLFPRSRGYYLGSKIMQEIYATERCRAAGLMLQTLRLGSVYGPGQRSGALGAMMRAAAGGIIRVQGEGRFGSDLVPVKDVVQAMLLLLDSEESGPFNVGSGTRTTIAALAHFLAERTGAAITHEVADNEDWGFPALNIDRLRALGYRPTSLVDGLRGISVGLKISPSI, encoded by the coding sequence TTGGCCCTGACCGGCGGTTCGGGTTTCATCGGTCGCGCTTTCGCGGAGGCTGCGCGCCGAAGCGGCTATCGCATCCGTCATCTTTCCCGGCAATGCCCGGTGGGAGAGGATGAGTGGTGCTTCCTCGATCTGTCGGCATCGGACATCGGATCGCCTGATCTGAAGGGCTGTCACGCGCTCATCCATCTGGCGGCGCATATTCCGGCCGACCATCAGGACCCGGCCGAAGCGGCGCGATGCTGGCAGGTCAACGCGCTCGGCACATTGCGGCTGGTGGAGGCGGCGGTCCGCGACGGGGCCGGCCGGATCATGCAGACGAGCAGCGCCAATGCCTATGCCCCCGCCACCAATCCGCCGGATGAGTCCGCGCCGCTCTTTCCGCGCAGCCGGGGCTATTATCTGGGGTCGAAGATCATGCAGGAAATCTATGCGACGGAACGCTGTCGGGCGGCGGGGCTGATGCTTCAGACCCTAAGGCTCGGCTCGGTCTATGGGCCGGGCCAGCGGAGTGGCGCACTGGGCGCCATGATGCGGGCTGCGGCAGGCGGCATCATCCGAGTGCAGGGCGAGGGGCGGTTCGGATCGGACCTCGTTCCGGTCAAGGATGTGGTGCAGGCAATGCTGCTTCTGCTCGATAGCGAGGAAAGCGGCCCCTTCAATGTTGGCAGCGGCACGCGCACGACCATAGCCGCGCTGGCGCATTTTCTGGCCGAACGAACAGGCGCGGCGATCACCCATGAAGTGGCTGATAACGAGGATTGGGGCTTCCCCGCGCTCAATATCGATCGCCTGCGCGCCTTGGGCTACCGCCCGACGTCCCTGGTCGATGGTCTTCGCGGCATATCGGTCGGGCTGAAGATCAGCCCGTCAATTTAA